In the genome of Chryseobacterium sp. 52, the window GTGATAAAAAATGTAGAAGATTACAAAGTTGAACTTCATAAAACATGGGAAGATCTGCCGGAATTATATATTACTTCAGCTGAAAAGAAAGAAGGAGGTGATAAGATTCTTGATTTTATCCAAACAACGAATGAATTTTTAAAAAACAATAATGTCAACTTTGATGAGTAATATAATCTGGAAAATCAAGACTTTTGATGAGTTTACAGTTCCTGAGCTGTATGCTGTTTTAAAAGCACGTATTGATGTTTTTGTGATCGAACAGAACTGTCCTTATCCTGATTTGGATAATAACGACCAGAAGGGAATTCACATCTGGGCAGAGGAGAATGGAGAGATCCTTGCCTACTGCCGTGTTTTTGATAAAGGAATCAAGTTTGATGAAACTTCTTTCGGAAGAGTGCTTACGACGGAAAAGGCGAGAGGGAAAAGTTTGGGAAAGCAATTGATAAGATATGCTGTAGATACCATAGAAAATAGGTTCCATACTTCTGAGATTAAGATTTCAGCACAGGATTATTTATTAAGGTTTTATTCCGAATTCGGATTTGTAGATACCGGGAAAAAATATTTGGAAGATGATATTCCCCATACGGAAATGATCAGAAAATAAAAAAGGCGAAGAGAAATCTTCGCCTTTTCTTGTATATGGAAGTGTTTTTAGTTTTTATTTAAGCTTTAATACCTCAATAGATTTTGTTAATTATGAAGGAAATCTATTATTATAAGAGCTTAGGTACTTAAAGTTTTTAGTTATCTTCTCTTTAGAGATGCTCCATTGATAATTTGAAATTAAGTCTAATGCATGTTCAGAAGTCAGCTTATCTTTATCTATAGAGTGGTTGATATTATTAAAATCCCAATTATTAATAATGTTCTTACTAACAGGGCATATATCTATTACATTACCATTATAATATAAAACAGATAAGTAAATTATATTGCCGTCCTCGCTTTCTTTATCAAAATTCTGTATGATTGTTAATTTTGATTTTTCAATTTTATCCCCATTATAATCTGAAGTATAAGTCAAGTATTGGCCATTTTTTACTTTTTTATAATCAGTAGAATTTCTTTCATTATCTGAATAAGAAGAATTGTAATTTCCCCCTGAGGTTGATTTATATGATGAATAAACACTTCCTGAATTATAATCTCTGGTGTGTGGTTTTACATAGGTTCCATCTTTTCTTGTATATCCTTTTACACTTGTCGTTCTTCTTTGTGCGTCAAGTTGCGTTAAGAATGAAAAAGTAAAAAAAAGAAGTAAAAAAAATTTAAGTTTCATAATTGTTAATTTTAATTGCAGTTTGAACAATATGATCTGTCTACATATTGTTTGCTTTTTCCTGAATAGTAATAGCATCCTCCTCTTTCTCCTACATATAATTTATTTCCGTTATACATACATCCTTTGCTTTGCGAATAGAAATTTGACTTTTTATAGTTAGAACTTTCACTGCTCTTAATATTACTTTTACTCTTTTTCGCTTTTTTCTTTTGTTTTTTAGATGATAATTCTGTTTTGGAAGCAGTTGTATTTACTGTGGCAGTATAATTTGCCGGCAGTAGGAAAGCAACTCCGAGGAGGGCTGTGAATAGTAGTTTTTTCATTGTTGTTAGTTTTATATATTAATGGTTTTCGTGGTTATGAGTTCTTTATTCTATAATTTCAGAATCTTTTGATGATTCTATGTTGTAATATGTATATTCATCGTCTCCCGAATACCACTTGTATTGTGTCTGCTTAAATCTTAAGTTTAAGAGCATTTCATGAAGGGTTGCTTGGGTTTCTTTAATGTTTTTATTGGAGGCAAAATATCCAGCTGTAAACTGAATCGTCTTATTACTTGATCCCAAAATTCTGACATCAACATCATTTACCCATAGTTTATCTTTAATTAATTCATAATAGATGTATCTCAGTTTAGGAAATGTTTTAACTTGAGAGTTTATAACTTTTTTTTCTAATTTTTTTGCCAATTCCTGTTCATCACTATTTTTGCTAGACTTTCCTTCATTAATAATAGAAGAATAAACTTTATAAAGAGCCAATACTATTACTATTCCATCTAAAGATTTTACATTCTTTGCCAAATCTTGACCTTCATCAATTCCTTTAATATTATTTTCAAGCCTTGTCTTAAGGTCTATTTTGTCTTCTGATTTTTTTTCTGTTTGAATTAGTTCTTCTTTATTTTGAGGAGTAGAGGGATCTGTTTTTGAACACTTAATTAATAACAAGAATAACAATCCAAAAGGAATTAAAAATCTCTTTTTTAAGTAAAATGGTTTGGGTTTAATATCTGTTTTATTCATGGAAATGATTTTATGGTTGCTTTTGTATTTCTTCTTCAAAAGTATCCAGAGAAAAAATGATTTCCTTACGGGAATCCGTAAAATAAAAAAGCCCAACGATCAAGCCATTGATCGTTGGTTAAAGTTTAGGCATATTGAATTAACTCCCAAGTAACAGCGTTTCCACTGTAAGGAGGCATTCTGTTACCTTTGGCAATTGGTGCAGTTGTTGTTGGGGTTCCAACGACTTTCCATACTCCAGATTCAGGACATTCTTCTCCTGTTCTTGCTTTTGTTCCTAATGGTTTTTTTACCATACTAAAATTTTTTATTGGTTTAACATTTCAAAAATATGAAGTCTACAAAGCCAATCCTTACGGGAATCCGTAAAACAAAAAACCTTTCAAAGAATTGAAAGGTTGTATAGAAAATTTTAAAACAAGATTATATAATTCCGAGGTCTTTGCAGAAAGCGATCAATTGTTCATTGCTTGTAACTCCCAGCGCATCTTTTAAACTATTTAACCTTTTTTCCACACTGCTGAGACTATTAGGTGTAATATTATTATTCTGCAGATAAGTCGGAATGTTTTTTTGAAGAACCCCCTGAGAAAGGAGCGAAACAAGCGTAATGTCATAAGAGGTAAACTCATAACTATTGAGCTTTTTTACTTCCTGTTTAAGGTCAAGCGACAGATAGTTTTCATTGACATAAACGGATGCGATTGCCTTTTTCAGTTCTTTGGAATCATTTCTGGCTTTTCGAACGAATCCATTGATTTTATATTCAGTAAAAAGAGATTCTATAATTCCTGATTTATGTTCTCCGGAAAAGACAATTACTTTCAAAGAAGGCTGTAATTCTCTTATTTTTTGGATCAGTTCTCTGCCGTCCTGGATATTTTGTTCGTGATGATCCTCTTCAAAAGAAAGATCAGTAATTAATAAATCATAAAGTTCATCCTCCCGAAACGATTTTTGAACTTTTGCTAATGCATCATCGCAATAATATACATAATCAACATTTGGAATGTTGAGTTCTTCCAATGTTTTTTGGACAGAAATACTGCTGCTTTCGTGGTCTTCGGCTATTAAAATTTTTTTGAACATTCTTTTTCGTCTTTTTAAGAAACAGGAAATGAAATATTAATCTTCAGTCCTTTTTCGGTTGCGTTGTCAAAAATAATTTCTCCATGGTTAGCTGCAATACGGGAACCCGTATTCGTAAGTCCATTTTTGTAAATCATTTCTCCGGAGATGCCAACACCATTATCTGTATATTGAATTTTGACAGTATTTTCGAGTCTTTCAAATTTAAAAATAACACGTGAAGCCTGGCTGTGCTTTTTCATATTAACCAAAAGCTCCCGGATGATCTGGTATACATCTTCAAAAGCAGATTGAGAAATACCGGTCCATATCTCGTCCTCGTTTCCTACGGTATAGGTTTCGGTCATCTCGTTCTTAAAAGAAGCGATAAGGCTGGATGTTTTCTCTTTATATTCCTTTTTATCATCTTCAGGCTGCGGCTTTTCATAGGAAATGTCTCTTGACTTTTCATACACGAATTCCAGTTCATCAAGAGCATTTTCTTTATCAAAATGTTCCTGATTTTCTATTTTGGTCATCACCTGGTAAATTCCGTTGGCGACAACATCGTGGACTCTTTTGGACAGTCTAAGTTGATTTTCTTTAATTTTTAGCTCATTTTCCTGCTTGAGTCTTTTTTGCCTTCTCCAGTATAAGCTTATGATAAAAACCATAGCAATAACTAAAATGACTGAAATCGCATATTGTCTAGTTTTTTCAGCTTTTAATTTTAGATTATCAGCATTCTTTTTTTCTACATCATATCTTATGATAGCAAACTGATTTTTAGCTTTACTTCTGGCAACCTGTACACTGTCATTAAGTGCTTGAAATTTTTGAAAATAGGCTAAGTAATGTTCAGGATCTAAGTTTATTATTTTTTGTAATGCTTGTAATTGATCTTCTGAACTGTTGTTCTTTTTAGCAGTATTTAGCATTGCATTTGCATAAGACAATGCTTTCTTTTTATCTAAATAGAAAAAATAATTGGATAAAGCTGCATAACTGGAATTTTCATCTGTCCCATTTTTTTGTCTTATTTCCAGGGCTTTATGGAACTCAGGAAGAGGATTGTAGTTTTGATTCTCATAATGTTTTGCCCGAGCCATATTGTTAATAAACATAGCATATTTTAAACTGTCTGAAGTTGGCAAAGCTAGTTTTATACTTTTCTGAGCTTCTTTATATTTTCCTAATGTTATTAATGCGGCTCCCAGATTATTATGATACATATATTTATTTTCTGTATCATCAGAGTATTGAAGTGCTTTTTTGTAGTACTTGATGGTTTCGTCAAAATAGTAGAGGTAAGAAGAGCAAATTGCCATATTATTAAAATTCGAGGCTAATATTCGTCTGCTTAAGCTATCTTCCTTTTTCTCCAGACACCGATCGGCTTCAAGAGAGGTTTCAAGGCTTCCATAATAATCTCCTTTACCTTCCTGAATAATGGCCATATTTACTAGAGACCGAGCTCCTTCGATAGAGTCATTTGCTTCAAAATATAAATTTTTGGACAGATTAAAATAATAGAAAGATGAGCCCGTTGTATCTGCCCTTGCCTTATCAAAATATGCTTTTGCAATACTAATTTTTTCAGATTTTTTGTTATTGCAGGAAAAAAGTAACATCGATAAAACGATGAGAAAAAACTTTTTCATGGGTGTTAGTTTTTTCTTACAAATTAAAAAAAAAGAACAGATTATACAATCTGCTCTTTTAAAATTAACTTAGTCAATTTATGGTTGGGTTGAAGACGGAGGTGTTTGTCCCGTATTTCCACCTGTATTTCCACCATTTCCATGGCCGTTTCCATTCCCATTTCCGTCTCCATCTCCTGAATCTGTCAGTTGAATCGTTGTCGGAGCCTGGTTGTTATTATCTGTTGTCGTGTTTGCGTTGTTATTTGAAAATGCTAATCCCAGTAGCATCAATATTAATTCTAACATTGGTTTAAAAATTTAAAATTTGGCATTAGTGTTCTTCCTTGCGAAACAGATCGCAAGCAGTTTGACACGTTTAAAAATTTCGAAGCGCTTCTTAAATTTTTGGGAAGTAAACCTTCAAAAACGGAGGAGAAACATCTGCTTCCCAACCCGGAGTTTTCCTCCGTTTTATCTGGTGATTTTGAAATCAGTTTCGTATTTTTGTTTTTGTAATGTTTTGTTTGTCACTGATTTCTATGGCAAAGATGCGAAAGGATGTGACGCAGATGTTAGACAAGACATGGACATCGATAGACAGAAAATGGACAGGAATTTCATTGCGGAAACCCGTAATGCGACATGGTAAAAAATCACCTATTTTGTAATTGCCTTAAAAAACTAATTATGTCCAAGAAAAAACTATTAATTCATGAGGTATTTGAAAGAATTAAAGAAAAATCTCCAAAAGATACCAAAAGCGGATGGGCTGTTGATCTTGCTGATGATCTTGAAAAAAAATTGAGATTTACGCTATCAGCAAAAACCCTTTCCAGGTATTATGATTCGTATGTAGCAGAAATAAAAGAAGAAACGGGTATAGAAAATCTTATCCTCAATAAGTTGAGCCAGTATTTGGATTATAAAGATTTTGATGATTTTTCTAAAACATTAATAAAGAAGGATGATGAAGCAAAATCTACTACAGTAAAAATAAGTGTTGATGAAGGAGAAGAGAGTATACCAAGGAAGATATCTGACATTTTTATTACCGTAACGAATACATTAGAGAATAATCAAACGTTTAATGTTCCGGAATTCCTAAAACAGAATGGAATGGGTATTATGGAAATTGCGTTGCTTGTATGCCTTGTAACAGGAAATATTGTTTTTTCTAATAACAAGAAAATAAGCAATGCTTCTTCATTTCCATTAGGCTTTATGTCAGGTATTCAATCGGTTACTGACAAAAAATATATGTTTTGGAATGGGGAAAGATATGTTGCTACCGATAGCAGCTTTATCAGACCTGGGCTTGAAATAAAGGCTATGGATGAGCACCTGTTTCAACATTTGAGAAAGATAAATAGAAAAGATACATTGACCGTTGACAATGCATTAGGGGTTACCTGGTATTCGAAGTTCTATGGGACCGTGGAGTTTTTTACAGACGATGGAGTAGATCCGGAAAATGGACGTGAACTAAGGTCTTCTACAGCTCATATTATAGAAAAATATGCTGGCAAACCCAAGGATTCAGTAGAAGTTGAATAATAATTTTTTACATAAAAAAAGCGAATATCAAACAGATATTCGCTTTATATTTTTTAAGCCTCATTCAGCATTCCCAGCGCTCCGAAATGTTTTTTAAACTTCTGGATCTTTGGACCTACCACTGCGCTGCAATAGGGTTGTGTAGGATTGACGTTGTAATATCCCTGATGATACTGTTCTGCGGGCCAGAACTTCTCCAGCAGGGATATCTCAGTCACGTATGTTCCAGGCCATTTTCCTGAATCTTCAGAGGATTTCAGAGCTTCTTCTGCCTTTGCTTTTTCAGCGTCGTCTTTATAATAAATGACAGAACGGTATTGTGTTCCGATGTCATTACCCTGTCTGTTCAGTTGGGTAGGATCGTGAAGAAAGAAGAATACATCCATCAGCTGTGCGTAAGAAATGATTTTGGGATCGAAAGTGATCTGTACCACTTCAGCGTGTCCGGTTTCTCCTGTACACACTTCTTCATAGGTTGGGTTGTCTTTGTGCCCTCCGGTATATCCTGAAACGGCAGCGTGTACGCCTTTAAGCATATTGAAACAGCTTTCCACACACCAGAAGCATCCGCCTCCGAAAGTGATCTGTTCTACATTATTATTGTCCATTATTCTTTAATTATTTTATTGAGTGGTTTTTTCTGTGGTCAGTGGTATAAATTGACTGGAAAAACCAATCAAAAGTAAGAAAAACTTTTTCATTTTGTGTGAGAAATCCGTGTAAAAATAATCTGCAATCAATCATTAAATTTCGAGGTAAGACACCAAAAAAGCACCCTAAAAAAGGATGCTTCTGTTCTTATTTTAAAGATGTTCAGTTATTTTTCCCAAACCAGGGCACTTGCTCCCAGAATGGCAGCATCGGCTTCGTCCAGCTCACTGAAAACCAGTTTAACTTTATTTCTAAAGATCGGAAGAAGGTTTCTTTCCATATGAAGTTTTGCGGGCTTCAGGATAAAATCTCCGGCTTTGATTACGCCTCCAAATAGTAGAATGGCTTCAGGGGAAGAAAACATAACGAAATTCGCCAAAGCTTCACCCAGTTTCTGTCCTGTATATCTGAACACTTCCATAGCGATAGGATCACCCTTCAATGCACATTCATGCACCGTTTTTGAGTTAATCGTTTCTTCCGGATACTGATTCAGCATAGATTCAGGAAATTCTGCCCTCATTTTCTTAGCGGTGATTGCAATTCCTGTTGCGGAAGCATATGCTTCCAGACTTCCTTCAGATCCTGTGCTCCAGTGTTTTCTGCCGCCGGGTTTTACAATCGTATGACCCAGCTCTCCTGCAAAACCGTCATGCCCGTAAATCAGGCTTCCGTTTGAGATAATTCCACTTCCTACTCCTGTTCCCAGCGTGATCATAATGAAATCTTTCATTCCGCGTGCTGCTCCGAAAAGCATTTCTCCAAGCGCTGCTGCATTGGCATCGTTGGTGATGGTACACGGCAGATTGAATTTGGCATTCATCAGTTCGCTGAAAGGAACTAGGCCTTTCCAGGGTAAATTAGGTGCCTGCTCTATAGTTCCTTTATAATAGTTGGCATTAGGAGCACCTACCCCGATTCCGTCAAAGTTTTTCTCTGTACCGTGCTTATCGATCAGGGGTTTAACCTTTTCGTATAAAGCATCGATAAAGTCTTCTACTTTCTCGTACTCATCAGTTCTCAGATTTCCTTTTTCCAGAACTTCACCGCGGTGGTTTACTACTCCGAACTTTGTATTCGTTCCGCCGATATCAATTCCGAGAGCAACTTGTTTTGATAAATCTATTAATGACATTTCTATTTATAAATTCTAAAGGGTTAAAATTATAAAAAAGATTGTATTAATGAATTATTAACAAAACTTTTATTTAAAAAAAATTTAAGCTGTTTTAACGGGTTTCTTTTTTCTTCTTCCCCACCAGACCATGAATCCTGTTACCGGAAGTGATGCACAGATCAGGCTGACAATGAATGCAATGATCTTTGTAGGAAGTCCTAAAATAGATCCTACATGGATGTCATAGTTGGCTCCCACTACTTTTTCACCGAAGTTTTTGTCCTTAGGATCATGGGTATGAAGGAGTTCCCCTGAGTTTTCATCAAAAATCAGGCTGCTGCTTTTGTGATAAGAATAAGAAAGATGTTTTACGTAGACTTCGAAGTTCGGATGCTCATGATCGTCCATATGTTCATGTCCGAGATCGATGGCGAAACCGAAAGCGTCAGGGTATTTCTTATTGACTGTATTGATGATTTTATCCAGCGTTCCTTCTGTTCTTAATTCTATGGGAGCTTTTGTTTTAATGTGGGAAAAATCCGGATAGGTGGTTTCCCCGCCGGAGAATATCACATAGATCATCGCCTGTACCACAAAGTACGCATAGAAGAGTCCTGTAATCGTGAAGACTAAAGCAAAGATGGAAGAATAAAAACCCAGGATGTTGTGAAGGTCATAATTCTTTCTTTTCCAGCTTTTTATATTTTTCCATTTGAAAGACAAACGCTGTTTTCTGGCTGATTTGTTTTTAGGCCACCACAGCACAATTCCTGTGATGAGCATGATGAGGAAGATAATCACGGGAATTCCTACAACATAAGGTCCCCAGTCCTGCTTCAAAAGGAAGCTCCAGTGGATCATTTTTACAATATTGAAGAATCCGTTCTTTTCATCATATGTTCTGAGAACTTTCCCCGTATAAGGGTTTACGTAGGCTGCTTTATAGATCGGGAGTTCATCAAAATAGTTCCATGCTTTTGTATTGTGTTCATACCAGTAAAATATGTATGATCTTTTTTTGTCGATAGGAACATTTACCCAGTGAACGGGATACTTTTCTTTTACCTGCTGGGTAACAGATTTTTCCATCATTCTTATTGGAAGAACCTGTTTCTGCTCTATATTCTGTTCGTTGTGAAAGATAACATCCTTTCTGGTGAGGTTTTCTAATTCGTCCTTAAAAACATAGAGTGCTCCTGTAATGGAAATGATAAAGATCAGAAATCCGATCCCCAGACCAAACCACAAATGCAGCTTGGCTGACCATTTTTTAAAGAACCCCGGTTTATTTTTATGATGTTTTTTCTTCATATCGCCTTTAAAAGTATCGCAAAGATATGTTTTACTTTTTATTTAGTTTAATTAAAATTTATATTCAAGCATCAGTGTTCCTCTCCTTCCCAGTGAGTTGACAAATTCGCTGTCACGTGCAGACCACCAGGCAATCGCAGGCTGGTAGATTCTATTGAATACATTTTCAACCCCTGCAGATACCCTCCAGTTTTTATTGACTTCGAAGCTTGCTTTAAAATTAAAAACAGTGTATTCAGGAACATAACCTTCTCCGTATGTAAACATTCCCGTTTTGGGATTGGCCTGGAACCTGTCCTGCTGAAAGGCGTGAAGCATATCAACCCCGAGAGATAAAGACTGTATAGGTTTTGCCTGAATGTAAGCAAGGACTTTAGGGGCAGAAATTCTGCTGTTGTTTATTTTTGCTGAATAATCTCCGTCATCTTTTATAGAAGTAATTCCTTCCATCCAGCTGTAGCTTCCTCCGAAATTGATCCATTTTGCAGGCGTAAAGTTTAAAAATCCTTCAACCCCGTAAACGATTTCCG includes:
- a CDS encoding GNAT family N-acetyltransferase, with the translated sequence MSNIIWKIKTFDEFTVPELYAVLKARIDVFVIEQNCPYPDLDNNDQKGIHIWAEENGEILAYCRVFDKGIKFDETSFGRVLTTEKARGKSLGKQLIRYAVDTIENRFHTSEIKISAQDYLLRFYSEFGFVDTGKKYLEDDIPHTEMIRK
- a CDS encoding response regulator; this translates as MFKKILIAEDHESSSISVQKTLEELNIPNVDYVYYCDDALAKVQKSFREDELYDLLITDLSFEEDHHEQNIQDGRELIQKIRELQPSLKVIVFSGEHKSGIIESLFTEYKINGFVRKARNDSKELKKAIASVYVNENYLSLDLKQEVKKLNSYEFTSYDITLVSLLSQGVLQKNIPTYLQNNNITPNSLSSVEKRLNSLKDALGVTSNEQLIAFCKDLGII
- a CDS encoding ATP-binding protein encodes the protein MKKFFLIVLSMLLFSCNNKKSEKISIAKAYFDKARADTTGSSFYYFNLSKNLYFEANDSIEGARSLVNMAIIQEGKGDYYGSLETSLEADRCLEKKEDSLSRRILASNFNNMAICSSYLYYFDETIKYYKKALQYSDDTENKYMYHNNLGAALITLGKYKEAQKSIKLALPTSDSLKYAMFINNMARAKHYENQNYNPLPEFHKALEIRQKNGTDENSSYAALSNYFFYLDKKKALSYANAMLNTAKKNNSSEDQLQALQKIINLDPEHYLAYFQKFQALNDSVQVARSKAKNQFAIIRYDVEKKNADNLKLKAEKTRQYAISVILVIAMVFIISLYWRRQKRLKQENELKIKENQLRLSKRVHDVVANGIYQVMTKIENQEHFDKENALDELEFVYEKSRDISYEKPQPEDDKKEYKEKTSSLIASFKNEMTETYTVGNEDEIWTGISQSAFEDVYQIIRELLVNMKKHSQASRVIFKFERLENTVKIQYTDNGVGISGEMIYKNGLTNTGSRIAANHGEIIFDNATEKGLKINISFPVS
- the msrA gene encoding peptide-methionine (S)-S-oxide reductase MsrA, encoding MDNNNVEQITFGGGCFWCVESCFNMLKGVHAAVSGYTGGHKDNPTYEEVCTGETGHAEVVQITFDPKIISYAQLMDVFFFLHDPTQLNRQGNDIGTQYRSVIYYKDDAEKAKAEEALKSSEDSGKWPGTYVTEISLLEKFWPAEQYHQGYYNVNPTQPYCSAVVGPKIQKFKKHFGALGMLNEA
- a CDS encoding ROK family protein; the encoded protein is MSLIDLSKQVALGIDIGGTNTKFGVVNHRGEVLEKGNLRTDEYEKVEDFIDALYEKVKPLIDKHGTEKNFDGIGVGAPNANYYKGTIEQAPNLPWKGLVPFSELMNAKFNLPCTITNDANAAALGEMLFGAARGMKDFIMITLGTGVGSGIISNGSLIYGHDGFAGELGHTIVKPGGRKHWSTGSEGSLEAYASATGIAITAKKMRAEFPESMLNQYPEETINSKTVHECALKGDPIAMEVFRYTGQKLGEALANFVMFSSPEAILLFGGVIKAGDFILKPAKLHMERNLLPIFRNKVKLVFSELDEADAAILGASALVWEK
- a CDS encoding PepSY-associated TM helix domain-containing protein translates to MKKKHHKNKPGFFKKWSAKLHLWFGLGIGFLIFIISITGALYVFKDELENLTRKDVIFHNEQNIEQKQVLPIRMMEKSVTQQVKEKYPVHWVNVPIDKKRSYIFYWYEHNTKAWNYFDELPIYKAAYVNPYTGKVLRTYDEKNGFFNIVKMIHWSFLLKQDWGPYVVGIPVIIFLIMLITGIVLWWPKNKSARKQRLSFKWKNIKSWKRKNYDLHNILGFYSSIFALVFTITGLFYAYFVVQAMIYVIFSGGETTYPDFSHIKTKAPIELRTEGTLDKIINTVNKKYPDAFGFAIDLGHEHMDDHEHPNFEVYVKHLSYSYHKSSSLIFDENSGELLHTHDPKDKNFGEKVVGANYDIHVGSILGLPTKIIAFIVSLICASLPVTGFMVWWGRRKKKPVKTA